The Pectinophora gossypiella chromosome 10, ilPecGoss1.1, whole genome shotgun sequence genome contains a region encoding:
- the LOC126370424 gene encoding potassium/sodium hyperpolarization-activated cyclic nucleotide-gated channel 2-like encodes MTGLAIAMLSIDYLLLTDSGVSIGTTTKILAEEACLCFKFGLIWSTAMVLFNLLYIIVAPLRFSYILPTEPPEHADLDHVILALQIVCFFDIILKLNIGYLDKNDKHIVLSRSRIACRYFCRWFLIDLASCLPLAYTIPWISLGLRHQMFFRLLPCIRCARLFTILNDFKVFTQIFKMSYIWQRCSRHSLMFAVSMHWCSCVLYLAPLFHFYWLGKKPEGYCLFLVQQRGDLTLCSASFRYQKAIFVSCAAFFGTGYSMFKSTFAVEIVLNACVILYGSGFMVYTLVLLLKIYVTKFKSTMRYQELMNQVEKYMRHKQFPLQMKTRVRDFYNYRYQERYFLEDIALDCLSEQLRNEITLDTCHKLIDKVSLFDGLPASVVGAVLGCLKPAVYMPNDLVVRAGDIGLCMYFIASGTVAVYSLKGAEVCHLDDGAHFGEVALLMKDRKRVATVVAIEITQVYCLEASDFRDFVMTYQELYERVEMLASKRMHETVLIDEAYKQRHPF; translated from the exons CCGAAGAAGCATGCCTGTGCTTTAAATTTGG CCTGATTTGGAGCACCGCCATGGTGTTGTTTAACCTCCTATATATCATCGTTGCGCCGCTACGTTTCTCGTACATCCTGCCCACCGAGCCTCCGGAACATGCAGACCTGGACCATGTTATACTGGCCTTGCAAATCGTGTGCTTCTTTGATATCATTCTCAAGTTGAACATTGGCTACTTGGATAAAAACGACAAGCATATCGTCTTGAGCAGAAGCAGAATTGCATG CCGGTATTTCTGCCGCTGGTTTCTGATCGACCTTGCCTCCTGCCTGCCTCTCGCATACACGATACCCTGGATCTCACTAGGGTTGAGGCATCAAATGTTCTTCCGTCTTCTACCGTGTATACGCTGCGCTCGTCTTTTCACCATACTTAATGATTTCAAGGTTTTTACACAG ATTTTCAAGATGTCCTATATTTGGCAACGGTGTTCGCGTCATTCGCTCATGTTCGCCGTTTCAATGCATTGGTGCAGCTGTGTACTGTACTTAGCACCACTGTTCCACTTTTATT GGCTTGGGAAGAAGCCTGAAGGCTATTGCCTGTTTTTAGTGCAACAGCGAGGGGACCTCACCCTGTGCAGTGCGTCATTTCGCTATCAGAAGGCCATTTTCGTTTCTTGTGCCGCATTTTTTG GAACCGGGTACTCCATGTTTAAGTCTACGTTTGCTGTCGAAATTGTGTTGAACGCATGCGTCATTCTCTACGGCTCTGGGTTTATGGTGTACACATTGG TATTACTTCTGAAGATTTATGTGACGAAGTTCAAATCTACGATGCGATATCAAGAACTTATGAACCAAGTGGAA AAATACATGCGACACAAGCAATTCCCGCTGCAGATGAAGACAAGAGTCCGCGACTTCTACAACTACAGATACCAGGAGCGCTACTTCTTGGAAGACATCGCTTTGGACTGTCTCTCAG AGCAACTTCGCAACGAGATTACCCTAGATACCTGCCACAAGCTGATCGACAAGGTATCGCTGTTCGACGGCCTGCCCGCCAGCGTGGTGGGCGCGGTGCTGGGATGTCTCAAACCAGCTGTGTACATGCCCAACGACCTGGTGGTGCGCGCTGGAGACATAGGGCTCTGCATGTACTTCATTGCCAGTGGAACTGTCGCCGTTTACTCGTTGAAAGGCGCTGAG GTGTGCCACCTTGACGACGGCGCGCATTTCGGGGAAGTAGCGTTGCTGATGAAGGACCGCAAACGAGTCGCCACCGTCGTTGCTATCGAAATTACGCAGGTGTACTGCCTTGAAGCCTCTGACTTCCG AGACTTTGTAATGACTTATCAAGAGCTGTATGAGCGAGTTGAAATGTTGGCATCAAAACGGATGCATGAAACTGTACTTATTGATGAAGCATATAAACAACGACatccattttaa
- the LOC126370163 gene encoding transmembrane protein 258: MSLEIESMIRYASPINPAVFPHLTLLLLGIGIFFTAWFFVYEVTSTKMSRDLFKELLLSLVAALFSGFGILFLLLWVGIYV, from the exons ATGAGT CTGGAAATCGAGTCGATGATACGATACGCGTCACCAATCAACCCGGCGGTGTTTCCTCACCTCACGTTACTACTGTTGGGGATCGGTATATTCTTCACCGCATGGTTCTTCGTATACGAAGTGACTAGTACGAAGATGTCGAGAGACCTGTTCAAGGAACTCCTCTTGTCCTTAGTAGCGGCACTATTCTCTGGTTTCGGAATTTTATTCCTGTTGCTATGGGTGGGCATTTACGTCTAG
- the LOC126369930 gene encoding zinc finger protein 236-like: MSQCYIMSVNRVVTSNAGNTSTVNPPAAKEKVMSYEEKTVGSTPFFKCEACPYMALAEDDIKFHLFTVHPELAKTNGLADNIQINCPGCVSIFDAEETLRNHLRNHHKMGIKDVKKMVKSLVQIALKDAKLKKEDKTPDPPPGPIRQEIAEVKIPQLIEIVPDVSANNESLPKGVAFISVDELNKMSTPNFEKVDPKEIIQEASINIVYTNEVAAQFVNVSNTGTSNTNCSVLQVSSVTPDLISSIQPHVAAVIDKTRLSPPRTIENNIDSKSHIPQVLKPCLSVGPISCTLKDHDLKDHSLSEHEREMKLGKLCSVNNCVLRLKDENKLAYHRKCHRNGQLHCPECVKVFVTVEVLHTHLWKEHAVDIELPTCEICGFKTYSKYRLYNVHMKCHRKIKAYSCPHCSKCFKNSNQLAKHKMIHKKEEVVPTTTQCSICQLQFSSERRMKAHVAAVHEKLRPFKCPQCDFTAARKPEIKLHLRSHTGDKPYACDQCMYRSADHNAMRRHKKSHGKESAYKCKYCPFSTIQSTCFTSHMISKHPNINSDDVHRCPYCRFKTVNKDKYVVHLTTHTDKEGIQLLIEMTKNIKNKPSWTIPSDNSDKNSSEQVSQDQNKEPDDKIDSSIDVEVYDCDSISESLPQDYSKTFTTNTSNVQQTDFNNQVMVQDLSKDDNNSDCLISESSNDTMMERHQYAPQLPLQMAYDNPQSNLHGFLNTSVSMEQNLLQNNNVNSLATSHSSIGGNIGNNIMSNFPIRLPHAPQISVRNNITLKPVDKISIPLTTKVTGPIITPTQILPVPSSSNSPVNMTNDPEGAPRKKPKISVKSNLILKGPDQVNMFHSQQKMAFKRLEDNERFGLGGPVTFNNLITTQFMQLQPEPTLSESPNNIMPYPQDTLMVDTANTPVDNGINDTSQIFTFNQQMNVNQMTMLPPPQKIQTNDPSYIKLEATIKQNTQSPSLERMCNANLLSNQALNREYKASPPLEDIHKNMNEIKNEVKSDTYYNLTLNNNATNPSVIDQYLIDNIIGEQYNGHLDLSAVVLPEVSDDQQNDVIEIDDNSDDNKLLPRFDMNFPLESLYLMHNDFHFLENDVSANTMPADVNDMNRIVPEIPIINQKDNLEMSDSSNNDFQNFIQGKKDPMMNTSVRPTTNKINVKNIELMKN; the protein is encoded by the exons ATGTCTCAATGTTACATCATGAGCGTGAACAGGGTTGTGACCTCGAATGCTGGGAATACTAGTACCGTCAATCCTCCAGCAGCAAAGGAAAAAGTCATGTCTTATGAGGAGAAGACTGTAGGTTCCACTCCTTTCTTTAAATGCGAAGCGTGCCCGTACATGGCACTTGCGGAAGACGATATAAAGTTCCATCTTTTCACTGTCCATCCTGAATTGGCAAAGACAAATGGACTCGCAGACAACATCCAGATCAACTGCCCAGGCTGCGTGAGCATTTTTGACGCCGAGGAGACTCTTAGAAACCATTTACGGAACCACCACAAAATGGGCATTAAAGATGTGAAGAAAATGGTAAAAAGTCTCGTTCAAATAGCTCTCAAAGACGCAAAATTGAAGAAAGAAGATAAAACACCTGATCCACCTCCTGGGCCTATTAGACAagaaatagctgaagtcaagaTACCACAACTGATAGAAATAGTACCTGATGTAAGTGCAAATAATGAATCTCTGCCAAAAGGCGTGGCTTTTATATCAGTAgacgaattaaataaaatgagcACTCCTAACTTCGAAAAGGTGGACCCGAAAGAGATCATACAGGAAGCAAGTATTAACATTGTGTATACTAATGAAGTGGCTGCTCAATTTGTGAATGTGAGTAATACAGGGACTTCAAACACAAACTGTAGTGTTCTGCAAGTATCTAGTGTGACACCAGACCTGATATCCTCTATACAGCCGCATGTGGCCGCAGTTATTGACAAGACCAGGTTATCTCCACCACggacaatagaaaataatatagattCAAAGTCACACATACCACAAGTACTGAAACCCTGTCTGTCTGTGGGACCAATCTCATGCACTCTCAAAGACCATGACCTTAAAGATCACAGTTTAAGTGAACATGAAAGAGAAATGAAGCTAGGCAAACTGTGTTCTGTAAATAATTGTGTATTACGTCTTAAAGATGAAAACAAGCTTGCATACCATAGAAAATGTCACCGGAATGGACAGCTTCATTGTCCAGAGTGTGTAAAAGTGTTTGTTACTGTTGAAGTTCTTCACACACATTTATGGAAGGAGCACGCTGTTGATATAGAACTACCTACATGTGAAATATGTGGCTTCAAGACTTATAGCAAATACAGACTTTATAATGTACACATGAAGTGTCATAGGAAGATTAAAGCATATTCAT GTCCACACTGTTCCAAATGCTTCAAGAATTCCAATCAGCTGGCGAAACACAAGATGATCCATAAGAAGGAGGAGGTGGTTCCCACCACTACACAGTGTTCCATCTGTCAGTTGCAGTTTTCAAGTGAACGTAGGATGAAAGCGCATGTTGCAGCTGTCCATGAAAAGCTAAGACCGTTCAAATGTCCTCAATGTGATTTCACCGCTGCTAGGAAACCGGAGATAAAGTTACATCTAAGGTCACATACAG GTGACAAACCTTACGCCTGTGACCAGTGCATGTATCGATCAGCCGACCACAACGCCATGCGGCGTCACAAGAAGTCACACGGCAAAGAAAGTGCTTACAAGTGCAAGTATTGCCCGTTTAGCACCATACAGTCTACCTGCTTCACTTCACACATGATCTCCAAACATCCGAACATAAACTCTGATGACGTCCATCGTTGCCCATATTGCCGGTTCAAAACCGTCAATAAAGATAAGTATGTCGTTCATCTTACAACACACACAGACAAAGAAGGAATCCAATTGCTCATAGAAATGACgaaaaacatcaaaaataaacCAAGTTGGACGATTCCTAGCGACAACAGTGACAAAAATTCTAGTGAACAAGTTTCTCAAGACCAAAATAAGGAACCAGATGATAAAATTGACTCTTCTATAGATGTTGAAGTCTACGATTGCGATAGTATATCAGAAAGCTTGCCTCAAGACTATTCAAAAACTTTCACTACTAATACAAGTAATGTACAACAGACAGATTTTAATAATCAGGTTATGGTACAAGATTTGAGTAAAGACGATAATAATTCTGACTGTCTTATATCTGAAAGCTCCAACGACACTATGATGGAAAGACATCAGTACGCCCCTCAGCTTCCTTTACAAATGGCGTATGACAACCCTCAGTCAAATCTTCATGGCTTTTTGAATACTTCAGTGTCGATGGAGCAAAATTTACTACAGAATAACAATGTAAATTCTCTCGCAACTAGTCATTCTTCTATCGGAGGCAACATCGGTAATAACATAATGAGTAACTTCCCAATTCGACTTCCACATGCACCACAAATATCagtaagaaataacattactctTAAACCAGTAGACAAAATATCTATTCCTTTAACTACTAAAGTGACTGGTCCTATCATCACACCTACTCAAATTCTCCCCGTGCCGTCGTCAAGCAACTCGCCTGTGAACATGACGAATGATCCTGAAGGAGCGCCGAGGAAGAAGCCAAAGatatcagtaaaaagtaacttaataCTCAAAGGACCTGATCAAGTAAATATGTTCCATTCACAGCAGAAAATGGCATTTAAGCGGTTGGAAGACAATGAAAGATTTGGTTTAGGAGGGCCTGTGACCTTTAATAACTTAATCACAACGCAGTTCATGCAACTACAGCCTGAACCAACTCTAAGTGAATCTCCTAATAACATAATGCCTTATCCTCAAGACACGTTGATGGTGGACACGGCGAATACTCCAGTGGACAATGGGATCAATGACACGTCGCAAATATTCACGTTCAACCAGCAGATGAATGTCAACCAGATGACGATGTTACCCCCTCCACAGAAGATTCAAACCAACGATCCTAGTTATATCAAGCTGGAGGCTAcgataaaacaaaacacacagTCGCCAAGTCTAGAAAGAATGTGCAACGCGAATCTTCTGAGTAACCAAGCCCTGAATCGCGAGTATAAAGCTTCGCCACCTTTAGAAGACATACACAAAAATATGAATGAGATAAAAAATGAAGTGAAATCCGACACTTACTACAACCTTACGTTGAACAATAACGCAACAAACCCATCTGTGATCGATCAGTATTTAATAGACAATATAATAGGAGAACAGTATAATGGACACTTAGATCTTTCTGCTGTAGTACTGCCAGAGGTTTCCGATGACCAACagaatgacgtcatagaaatagaTGACAATTCTGATGATAATAAATTGCTTCCACGATTTGATATGAACTTTCCTCTAGAATCCCTGTATCTCATGCATAATGACTTTCACTTTTTAGAGAATGATGTATCAGCTAACACCATGCCAGCTGATGTGAACGACATGAACAGAATAGTCCCGGAAATCCCCATTATAAATCAGAAAGATAATTTAGAGATGTCCGATAGCTCAAATAATGATTTCCAAAATTTTATTCAAGGAAAAAAGGACCCTATGATGAATACTTCAGTTAGACCGacgactaataaaataaatgttaaaaatatagaattaatGAAAAACTAA